In the genome of Pyrobaculum islandicum DSM 4184, the window TTGTGACTGTCCTATTCTCTACGTTTACAATCACGTCGAAAAGCACATCGAGATCGTGTAAATCTCTAAGTGATATAACTACGGCGGGGCCCGACCTGGCTACCCTCAGTAACGTCTGTAGGGTGGAGTACAGTAGTTGTTCGCCATATAATCTAAAAAGAGCTTCTAAGCCTCTGATAAAAACGACGTCTGCCTTAACTGTAGCTAACGCAGCGTATAACTCGCCTAAGTCTAGATTTACGTCTATGGATTCTACACCAAATTGTTGAACATACACGAAACCGCCCCTGTTTATATACTCTGCTTTTACACCCCGCTCTCGTAGAGATTTAACAGCCTTCAACATAAGCCAAGTTTTTCCAGCCCCAGGCGGTCCCACAAGGACATGTAACAGCCCCTTGTAAAGCCCGCCGGCGGCTACGTCGAGACACGTCCCAGTTTCTAGCCTCTCTATCCGCGTCGCTACGGGCTCTGTCGGCGTTATGATGAGTACGCCGACCCCCTCTTTAATTACGTAGGGCACTATAAAACCCGCCCTCCCCCCGCGTATCTTCCTCACGACGGCCTCTCTCACGGCGCCGTAGGGGTAGACCTCGTAGATCAGCTCAATGACGTTGTCCGCCACATAAGCCACCCTCTGCGCAACCTCCCTCTCCGCCGTCAGAAAGACGTCGACCCCGCCCTGTTTTATAGCTCTGTAAATAACATTGTGGAGGATGTCCAGCCCCCCCCCCCCCCCCCGCGGCGAGAAACTCCGTCACGGAGTCTATTACCAGGGCCTGCGGCTTTTCGCGAACTACTGCGTCTAACAGGGTGTTGAAAAACGTCTCTGCTCCGGCCAACACCGCCTCCCAGTAGACGAGCTTCTCGCCGAAGTTGTAGCCCAAAGCCGCCATATTCCTCCTAAAGGTTCTCTCATCTTCAAAGGCAGAGACCCAAAACACCCTATCGTAGTTGTTATACGTGTACCACGCCGTAAGAGTAGTCTTCCCAGCGCCAGGCGGCCCATAGATAAGCGTGACCCCCCTAAGCTTCATAGAAACTACATTGGTTTTTATATATATATGTTACGGGTCGTCTTCCGGGGCAAACTATGTTTTTGTTAACGTAACAACGCTGGGGTGATATGATTGAGACCCAGGTGCCTGTGTTGGAGAGGTGTGGGTAGGTGGATTGCCATCCTGCCGGGGTCTCGGCGGCGGGATTCCCACAGCTGTCGGCGTTAGCAACGTGGTGCTTGTTGGGTTTAATGGTTCTTAGAGGTTTGTAGTGTGGGATGTTGCTTTTTGTAACGTAGCGGAGGGGACGTTGCGGCTTCTGTGAGGCTTGCGGATCTGCCGCGGGGGTTTAGGTGGTTTGGGTTCTATGTGAACGATAACTGGTTTGGGTGGAGCGGCGTCTTCTGCCGTGACTCTTGTCTGCCGGGGAGGCTTGACGGCCCGGTGGAGCCTATGCGGCTAGGGCTCGGGTTGAGGTAAGGCCGCTAGGCGACTAGCTGCACTGCTTTGCACATCTGCACCACCAGCTCGAAGATCTGTTTAAAGTCGCCCGCCCTCTTCAAGACCTGGGTCTCTCTAACGTCGTCGTATATAGGGAGACCGGCGGCCTTTTTTATCTTCCCCATGTCGCGGCACACTTCCAGCCTCCTCTTGAGGAGGTGCATGAGGGCACTGTCTATCCAGTCCAGCGCCTCCCTCAGCGCCGGCAGACCCTCCCCCCGGGGGGCGGCCCCTATGCCTAGGAGCGCGGCGTAGTAGGCGTCTACCGATATCTGGCCAGGCGCCGTCGTCTCACCCAGCGACACATACATGATGGGGCTCCCCAGGGCCGCCGCCGCCAGCCTGGTGTAGGCCCCGGCCGGCCCCATGGCAAAGGCCACCGTCGGTTTCTCCACGGCGCCGATTAGGGAGAGCACGGCGAGGCCGTCCCGGGGCTCTCTGGCGTAGGTGACTATCTTCACCACGTCGCCCAAGGCTGCCGCCTCCCGGGCCCAGGAGAGGAGGGTCTCATACGGCGGGGTCCCGCCGAAGTCGTGTCTGCTGGCTATCAGCTTTGTCCTCCCCTTGGCGGCCGCCACCTGCTCAGCCGCCGGCGCGGCGGCCTCCACGTCTACGAAGTGGGGCGTCAGCTCCAGGAGCTTTAGGTAGAGGGCCGCCCTCTCCTCCTCTGTGCCCCGCCAGACGCCCCCCTCCTCCCTCCTCCTGACGGTGAATATGACTGTCCTCCTCGCTACCGCCTCCTCCAACGCTGGCTTCGCCTCGGCGAGTGAGGTCTCTAGGTAATCGAGCCTTAGCTCGAGGCAGGAAACAGGGGAGTCCAGAGCTCTATATATATCTGTCGGCTTTCTAACTGGTACTGCGCCGCATATCAATACCCCATGTCTTACGATATGGAGGATCTTTAAAATATTTAGCCGTGCGCCAGCAGACGCCGCACTGGACGCACTGGGGCCCGCTGGAGAACTCCTCTGGGTCGAAGACCACCCTCCTGGCCTGTGGGCCGAGGGTGGCTCTAAGCTGTGTGCGAATCTTCCGGGGATCGTCTCTAGGCGCGTGTTGGACATGGTTTAAGAAAAGGAGGAGCACGGCCCCGGTGTTTTCCAGTATGTAGCGGATGGGACCTACGTCCTCTCCCGGCGTATATACATAGGTTATGAGGCCCCTCCCAAGCTCGCGCCATGTCTCAACTGCTTTTACGTAATTGTACGGATCCGCGCTTATGTGTATGACCAAGTTCTCTGGCGTTTCAACACGCCTTATTAAGTCTAGGGATTTGGTGTATGTGTAGAAGATCTTGTCCGGCCGCCTTCCCGCCGCCTCTGCCCACTTCTCTAGGTAGGCCCTGCTGTAGAAGTCGCCGCTTACGTGTAGTCTAACGACGGGATGTGGGATCTTCGCCAAGTAGCTCAGTACAACGTCTACGAAGTCGTCTCTCTGCGAAAGCAGGTAAGAGGCGGCCTCCCGTACGTGAGCGCGCCAGTTGGCCACCTCGTATATGGCGTAGCACCACCTTAGGCAGAAGGGCGTGTGGCCGGGGCACGTCGTCACCGGCGGCAGAGAGAAAAACGGCATCTCCCCCAGCTTCCTATTGCCTATCGTGAAGGGGCCGGCCCACCACCTCCCCACTCCTACCAGCGCGGAGTCGTAGGGCGTTTTCTCTAAACAGTGGAAGTCGCCGCGGCACCTCGCCCAGACCTCTGCCAGATCTGCCGCAAGCTCGCTTTCGACAAGCCGCTGGGCCTCTTCTACGCGCCACAGCCTCATATTTATTAAATGTGGCTATTGTTATGGATTTTTCGCTTGTTTTAAGGCGCATAGGCGAGGCGGCGCCGAGGCATAGGCTAGACATTGGGGATCCGGATCTGCCGCCGCCGCCCGAGCTGGTGGAGGCCCTTAGGGGGGGCGGGGACTTTAGATACGGCCCTCCTGAGGGCCTCCCAGAGTTTAGAGAGGCGGTGGCCGAGGTCTTTAAGGCAGATCCCAGCGAGGTGGTGGCGGTGGCCGGGGGGAGACACGGCCTTGCCGCCCTTATGTGGATCTTTAGGAAGAGGCGCCTCTTGACCACCTCCCCCTTCTACCCCGGCTACTTCGACATCGCTGGGGTCTTCGGGCTGGAACTCAGCCTTGTGGAGGGAGGCGACGGGTGGATCCCCAACTTCGCCGAGCGGGGGGTCTACGTGGTGAACTACCCCAACAACCCCACGGGAGCCGTCCTGCCGAGGGAGAAGGTAAGGGAGCTTGTCGACGTGGCTGAGTTCGTGATCAGCGACGAGATCTATAGAGATATCGTGTTTACTGAGTTTGTATCTCCGGCGGAGCTCTCTCCCTCTTCAGTCGCCGTTGTATATAGCTTCTCTAAGGTGTTTTCTGTGCCTGGGCTGAGGGTTGGAGCTGTGATTGCGCCGAGGGATATCGCTAGGGAGGTGGCGAGGTTCAACAGAGCCACAATAAACGTCGCCCCCACCCCGGCCCAGAGGGCGGTGGCGTCTGTAATCGACGTATTGCCAAGGCGGAGAAGAGAGATCTCCCAGGCCTACTTGAGGAGGGTAGAGCTGGCGCTGTCTGAACTAAGGCTGAAGTTTGTAAAGCCAGGCGGCGCCTTTTACATATTTCCTCAAGTTAGCGACGACGTTAAATGTTTTGAATCTGCACTGACTGAGGGAGTGTCTGTCTTGCCTGGCTCTCTATACGGGAGGGGGGGCTATGTGAGAATTGCGCTTGTAGAGCCGGAGGAGGGGCTTAGAGAGGCCTTTTCTGCCCTAAATAGGGCGTGTGGGAGAGACGATAAATAAATAGGTTGACATATATACGTGGTCTGCGCCACTGGATGTGCCTACGGCGGGGGCACTATAATTAATGCGATTGCCACAGGCCACGGTGCGGCTTTCCCCATTTCGCTAAAGATATCTGCCAGAGTCTGTACGTCGGATAAGTTCGAGGTCTCCACTTATGCAGACGTAGACATCTCGCCAGTGAAGCGGATAGTGGAGAAGGTCGCAGAGAGATTCGGCCTTGGACCCCTCTCGGTAGAGATTTCCGGTGATCTCCCAACGGCGGGTGGGCTGAAGTCTAGTAGCGCCGTCGTAAACGCTATTATAATTGCTACAACAAAACTAGCGGGCGCCCGGCTGGACCTCTTCGACGTTGCGCGTCTAAACGCAGAGCTCAGCAGGTGGGCTGGTATAAGCGTGACGGGCGCTTTTGACGACGCGGTGGCAAGCGCCACTGGGCGTAGCTATTTGACCGATAACTACAAGATGCTTGTGATTAGGGATCTGGACGTGTCTGGGAGGGCAGTTGTGTTAATCCCGCCGTATGAAAAGAGGAGGTATAGACTAGAGGAGATGAGGTCGCTCGCGCCGGTCATTAGAACTGCAGTGGCCTACGCGGGGTTGGGCATGTGGAGAGAAGCCATGTTGATAAACGCAATTGCATATGGCTACGCCCTGGGCTACCCCCCGGGGCCTACGTTAGAAGCTTTAAGACTAGGCGCTGTCGGCGGCGTATCGGGTACTGGCCCCTCCCACGTCTTTATTTCAGACGAG includes:
- a CDS encoding ATP-binding protein → MAYVADNVIELIYEVYPYGAVREAVVRKIRGGRAGFIVPYVIKEGVGVLIITPTEPVATRIERLETGTCLDVAAGGLYKGLLHVLVGPPGAGKTWLMLKAVKSLRERGVKAEYINRGGFVYVQQFGVESIDVNLDLGELYAALATVKADVVFIRGLEALFRLYGEQLLYSTLQTLLRVARSGPAVVISLRDLHDLDVLFDVIVNVENRTVTSVRAPGGKIGEKVKC
- a CDS encoding GP88 family protein produces the protein MRLWRVEEAQRLVESELAADLAEVWARCRGDFHCLEKTPYDSALVGVGRWWAGPFTIGNRKLGEMPFFSLPPVTTCPGHTPFCLRWCYAIYEVANWRAHVREAASYLLSQRDDFVDVVLSYLAKIPHPVVRLHVSGDFYSRAYLEKWAEAAGRRPDKIFYTYTKSLDLIRRVETPENLVIHISADPYNYVKAVETWRELGRGLITYVYTPGEDVGPIRYILENTGAVLLLFLNHVQHAPRDDPRKIRTQLRATLGPQARRVVFDPEEFSSGPQCVQCGVCWRTAKYFKDPPYRKTWGIDMRRSTS
- the aroD gene encoding type I 3-dehydroquinate dehydratase, with translation MICGAVPVRKPTDIYRALDSPVSCLELRLDYLETSLAEAKPALEEAVARRTVIFTVRRREEGGVWRGTEEERAALYLKLLELTPHFVDVEAAAPAAEQVAAAKGRTKLIASRHDFGGTPPYETLLSWAREAAALGDVVKIVTYAREPRDGLAVLSLIGAVEKPTVAFAMGPAGAYTRLAAAALGSPIMYVSLGETTAPGQISVDAYYAALLGIGAAPRGEGLPALREALDWIDSALMHLLKRRLEVCRDMGKIKKAAGLPIYDDVRETQVLKRAGDFKQIFELVVQMCKAVQLVA
- a CDS encoding pyridoxal phosphate-dependent aminotransferase, whose amino-acid sequence is MDFSLVLRRIGEAAPRHRLDIGDPDLPPPPELVEALRGGGDFRYGPPEGLPEFREAVAEVFKADPSEVVAVAGGRHGLAALMWIFRKRRLLTTSPFYPGYFDIAGVFGLELSLVEGGDGWIPNFAERGVYVVNYPNNPTGAVLPREKVRELVDVAEFVISDEIYRDIVFTEFVSPAELSPSSVAVVYSFSKVFSVPGLRVGAVIAPRDIAREVARFNRATINVAPTPAQRAVASVIDVLPRRRREISQAYLRRVELALSELRLKFVKPGGAFYIFPQVSDDVKCFESALTEGVSVLPGSLYGRGGYVRIALVEPEEGLREAFSALNRACGRDDK
- a CDS encoding shikimate kinase; the encoded protein is MVCATGCAYGGGTIINAIATGHGAAFPISLKISARVCTSDKFEVSTYADVDISPVKRIVEKVAERFGLGPLSVEISGDLPTAGGLKSSSAVVNAIIIATTKLAGARLDLFDVARLNAELSRWAGISVTGAFDDAVASATGRSYLTDNYKMLVIRDLDVSGRAVVLIPPYEKRRYRLEEMRSLAPVIRTAVAYAGLGMWREAMLINAIAYGYALGYPPGPTLEALRLGAVGGVSGTGPSHVFISDEPERLAEVLAKYGKVYVVDIPQSAPLC
- a CDS encoding RAD55 family ATPase, with product MKLRGVTLIYGPPGAGKTTLTAWYTYNNYDRVFWVSAFEDERTFRRNMAALGYNFGEKLVYWEAVLAGAETFFNTLLDAVVREKPQALVIDSVTEFLAAGGGGGAGHPPQCYLQSYKTGRGRRLSDGGEGGCAEGGLCGGQRH